In a genomic window of bacterium BMS3Abin02:
- the fabH_1 gene encoding 3-oxoacyl-[acyl-carrier-protein] synthase 3: MALRSRITGVGSYVPPRIVTNEDLTRLMDTSDEWITQRTGIKQRHWVASATSTSDLALEASKQALASAGIGPGDLDMIFFATISPDHFFPGTGVFLQRKLGVPGIPAIDVRQQCTGFIYAVSMADQYIRTGSARRALVVGAEIHSKGLDISTQGRDLAVLFGDGAGAIVMEAADVQDPAVDSHVYSTHLHADGAFAEELWVEAPGMAVGGRMVTHEIIDQGQIYPKMNGRKVYVHAIKRMPEAINETLDANGVALEDVDLFVFHQANLRINEAVAQRMGIPEKKVFNTIDRFGNTTAATIPIGLHEAEKAGVLQPGMLVASASFGSGFTWASMLIRW, from the coding sequence ATGGCGCTCCGTTCGCGAATCACGGGCGTGGGGAGTTACGTCCCACCAAGGATCGTCACCAACGAAGACCTCACTCGGCTCATGGACACGTCCGACGAGTGGATCACCCAGCGCACCGGCATCAAGCAACGGCACTGGGTGGCAAGCGCCACATCCACCTCCGATCTGGCATTGGAAGCGTCGAAACAGGCTCTCGCATCGGCAGGAATCGGCCCTGGCGACCTGGACATGATCTTCTTCGCGACCATCAGTCCCGATCACTTCTTCCCCGGCACCGGCGTATTCCTCCAGCGCAAGCTGGGGGTCCCCGGCATCCCTGCAATCGACGTCCGCCAGCAGTGCACCGGATTCATCTACGCCGTTTCGATGGCCGACCAGTACATCCGCACAGGATCGGCACGCCGGGCTCTTGTCGTTGGCGCGGAGATCCACTCCAAGGGCCTCGACATCAGCACGCAGGGCCGCGACCTCGCCGTGCTCTTCGGGGATGGCGCCGGAGCGATCGTGATGGAAGCCGCCGATGTCCAAGACCCTGCGGTCGATTCACATGTCTACTCCACGCACCTGCACGCCGACGGCGCGTTCGCCGAAGAGCTATGGGTTGAGGCGCCAGGAATGGCCGTCGGCGGCCGTATGGTCACCCACGAGATCATCGACCAGGGTCAGATCTACCCGAAGATGAACGGCCGCAAGGTGTACGTCCACGCGATCAAGCGGATGCCGGAAGCGATCAACGAGACCCTTGACGCCAATGGCGTCGCTCTCGAAGACGTCGACCTCTTCGTCTTCCACCAGGCCAACCTCCGGATCAACGAGGCTGTCGCCCAACGCATGGGCATTCCCGAGAAGAAGGTGTTCAACACAATCGACCGGTTCGGCAACACGACCGCGGCGACGATACCGATCGGACTCCATGAGGCCGAGAAGGCCGGCGTCCTCCAGCCGGGGATGCTGGTGGCGTCGGCATCTTTCGGAAGTGGCTTCACCTGGGCGTCGATGCTGATCCGTTGGTGA